A part of Melittangium boletus DSM 14713 genomic DNA contains:
- a CDS encoding glutamine amidotransferase: MDTSAFNAWKLVSLSPLPVWALGLLAVGVGLGVALAAWGVRREPSRMRRWLLWALRAGAGLAALFFLLEPGIRNLQVARMKNRLAVLVDRSASMNFPVEPGGITRSAQAADFVEKATAGLASLKDRYSVEVYGFDPELSPTTPEALAQEPARAGTSDLLSALRSAGAGAQGSKKLGGVLLVSDGADNVELANGAVGRARAALADLNVPVSTFLVGQEALKDLAVERVKVDDFAFVRNSLTVEVEVHGRGFSGQDVPVVLKQEGKVVATKSVRFESSDDVKPLGFTFTPDQTGRFVYTVSMPVYPDEAVGDNNTRSFVLKVIRDRVRVLLVVGRPSWDERFLRGLLRQDANVDMVSFYILRTMSDDPGVVSQERELSLIPFPMEEIFDTKLDTFDVVIFQNFGYTDSSLSIAQYERNLERYVYNGGALVMIGGDSVLGEGRANMPTLYESLPLEGAGPANLEPFKARLTPEGMRHPVTAMASGGLGTEAAWAELPAIPGANLTRAKPGATVLMDHPFLTADGKNAPLVAVWDYGRGRSLVLATDASWYWAFNAHKEGSPNRTYDRFWGNALRWLVRDPDLTTLNVTADPPSVEPGRPVGVVVASRTSDYQPAQDAQVRVELVSVDTQRPVAVQTGQTGPDGTVRLEFPPPAPGPYKLVATAKKGETDLGRGEDAVAVRAVGPELSDASVRPELMEQIAKYTGGKAYRLPQDGLPGDVPLLDPPVVEVGRAKDKPLWDRWYYLVALVALLGSEWFLRRRFGYV; encoded by the coding sequence ATGGACACCTCTGCCTTCAATGCCTGGAAGCTCGTCAGCCTCTCGCCACTGCCCGTCTGGGCGCTGGGGCTGCTGGCGGTGGGGGTCGGGCTGGGCGTGGCCCTGGCGGCCTGGGGCGTGCGGCGCGAGCCCTCGCGCATGCGGCGCTGGCTCTTGTGGGCCCTGCGCGCGGGCGCGGGTCTCGCCGCGCTCTTCTTCCTGCTGGAGCCCGGCATCCGCAACCTCCAGGTGGCGCGGATGAAGAACCGGCTCGCCGTGCTGGTGGATCGCTCCGCCTCCATGAACTTCCCCGTGGAGCCCGGCGGCATCACGCGCTCGGCCCAGGCGGCCGACTTCGTGGAGAAGGCCACCGCGGGCCTCGCGTCGCTCAAGGACCGCTACTCGGTGGAGGTGTACGGCTTCGATCCCGAGCTGTCGCCCACCACCCCGGAGGCGCTCGCCCAGGAGCCCGCGCGCGCGGGGACGTCGGATCTGCTCTCGGCCCTGCGCTCGGCGGGCGCGGGCGCGCAGGGCAGCAAGAAGCTGGGTGGCGTGCTGCTGGTGAGTGACGGGGCGGACAACGTGGAGCTCGCCAACGGCGCCGTGGGCCGGGCGCGCGCGGCGCTGGCGGACCTGAACGTGCCGGTGTCCACCTTCCTCGTGGGCCAGGAGGCCCTGAAGGACCTGGCCGTCGAGCGTGTGAAGGTGGACGACTTCGCCTTCGTGCGCAACTCGCTCACCGTGGAGGTGGAGGTGCACGGCCGCGGCTTCTCCGGCCAGGACGTGCCGGTGGTGCTCAAGCAGGAGGGCAAGGTGGTGGCCACCAAGTCCGTGCGCTTCGAGTCCTCGGACGACGTGAAGCCGCTGGGCTTCACCTTCACGCCGGACCAGACGGGGCGCTTCGTCTACACGGTGAGCATGCCCGTCTACCCGGACGAGGCCGTGGGCGACAACAACACCCGCTCCTTCGTGCTCAAGGTCATCCGCGACCGCGTGCGCGTGCTGCTGGTGGTGGGCCGGCCCTCGTGGGACGAGCGCTTCCTGCGCGGCCTGTTGCGCCAGGACGCCAACGTGGACATGGTGTCCTTCTACATCCTGCGCACCATGTCCGATGATCCGGGTGTGGTGAGCCAGGAGCGCGAGCTGTCGCTCATCCCCTTCCCCATGGAGGAGATCTTCGACACGAAGCTGGACACCTTCGACGTCGTCATCTTCCAGAACTTCGGCTACACGGACTCGTCGCTGTCCATCGCCCAGTATGAGCGCAACCTCGAGCGCTACGTGTACAACGGCGGCGCCCTGGTGATGATCGGCGGCGACAGCGTGCTGGGCGAGGGCCGCGCGAACATGCCCACGCTGTACGAGTCCCTGCCCTTGGAGGGCGCGGGCCCGGCCAATCTCGAGCCCTTCAAGGCGCGCCTGACGCCCGAGGGCATGCGCCACCCGGTGACGGCCATGGCCTCCGGGGGTCTGGGCACGGAGGCGGCGTGGGCGGAACTGCCCGCCATTCCGGGCGCCAACCTCACGCGCGCCAAGCCGGGCGCCACGGTGCTGATGGATCACCCCTTCCTCACGGCGGATGGAAAGAACGCGCCGCTCGTGGCGGTGTGGGACTACGGCCGGGGGCGCTCCCTGGTGCTCGCCACGGACGCGAGCTGGTACTGGGCCTTCAATGCCCACAAGGAGGGCTCGCCCAACCGCACCTATGATCGCTTCTGGGGCAACGCGCTGCGCTGGCTCGTGAGGGATCCGGACCTGACGACGCTCAACGTGACGGCGGATCCTCCCTCGGTGGAGCCGGGCCGGCCCGTGGGCGTGGTGGTGGCGTCGCGCACGTCGGACTATCAGCCCGCGCAGGACGCGCAGGTGCGTGTGGAGTTGGTGTCCGTGGACACGCAGCGGCCCGTGGCGGTGCAGACGGGTCAGACGGGGCCGGATGGCACGGTGCGGCTGGAGTTCCCTCCGCCGGCCCCTGGGCCCTACAAGCTGGTGGCCACGGCGAAGAAGGGCGAGACGGACCTGGGCCGGGGTGAGGACGCCGTGGCGGTGCGCGCCGTGGGCCCGGAGCTCTCGGACGCGTCGGTGCGGCCCGAGCTGATGGAGCAGATCGCCAAGTACACCGGGGGCAAGGCGTATCGCCTGCCGCAGGACGGCTTGCCCGGGGATGTGCCGCTGCTGGATCCTCCCGTGGTGGAGGTGGGCCGGGCGAAGGACAAGCCTCTGTGGGACCGTTGGTACTACCTGGTGGCGCTCGTGGCGCTGCTGGGCTCCGAGTGGTTCCTGCGCCGCCGCTTCGGCTACGTCTGA
- a CDS encoding DUF4159 domain-containing protein produces MPVRPLSRRHLLFGSAALVPLLSRRASAFGEKSRFIPAVVRHGGRWDARLSGLRRITWEVQRRTSVEVLPDARPFSLSSPDIFEYPFLYLGGDGGFPPFSTAEVENLRRYLTFGGFLLADANDGSDGQGFDASFRREMARVLPQSPLKDVPSTHVVFKSFFLLDSAPGRLLNKPQMQAANIGKRAAVMYSQNDLAGAWSRSESGDYEFDVSPGGEPQRELAVRLGVNLCMYALCLDYKDDAVHLPLILNKRR; encoded by the coding sequence ATGCCCGTGCGCCCCCTCAGCCGCCGCCACCTCTTGTTCGGGAGCGCGGCGCTCGTCCCGCTGCTGTCCAGACGTGCGTCCGCCTTTGGTGAAAAGAGCCGCTTCATCCCCGCCGTGGTCCGGCATGGGGGCCGATGGGACGCCCGGTTGTCGGGACTCCGACGAATCACCTGGGAAGTCCAGCGGCGTACCTCGGTGGAGGTGCTGCCGGATGCCCGCCCCTTCTCGCTCTCCAGCCCGGACATCTTCGAGTATCCCTTCCTCTACCTGGGCGGGGACGGGGGTTTTCCTCCCTTCAGCACCGCGGAGGTGGAGAACCTGCGGCGCTATCTCACCTTCGGCGGCTTCCTCCTCGCGGACGCCAATGACGGCAGCGACGGGCAGGGCTTCGACGCCAGCTTCCGCCGGGAGATGGCGCGGGTGTTGCCGCAGAGCCCCCTCAAGGACGTGCCCTCCACGCACGTGGTGTTCAAGAGCTTCTTCCTCCTGGACTCCGCCCCGGGGCGGCTGCTCAACAAGCCGCAGATGCAGGCGGCGAACATCGGCAAGCGCGCGGCGGTGATGTACTCGCAGAACGACCTGGCCGGGGCGTGGAGCCGCAGTGAGTCGGGCGACTACGAGTTCGACGTGTCTCCCGGGGGCGAGCCCCAGCGGGAACTGGCCGTGCGCCTGGGGGTGAATCTCTGCATGTACGCCCTCTGCCTGGACTACAAGGACGACGCCGTCCACCTGCCGCTCATCCTCAACAAGCGCCGCTGA
- a CDS encoding phospholipase D-like domain-containing protein, with product MNAAEIDAILLATLEDRTLTRTEKQALQAVLDDRKASDAVLALFRSRAFELARDSVTDPRAREVITWLEDTVKTLLPARESSQVEVQFSPGEGPLRTIIRLIEEARGSADVCVFTLTDDRITRVLLAAHARGLRLRVVSDDDKSFDPGSDVHRLREAGIPIRLDRTEAHMHHKFAVFDRRRLLTGSYNWTRSAADVNHENVLVSDDPRLVQPFCRAFDDLWAELE from the coding sequence ATGAACGCCGCTGAAATCGATGCCATCCTCCTGGCGACCCTGGAGGACCGGACGCTCACCCGGACCGAGAAGCAGGCGCTCCAGGCCGTGCTGGATGACCGCAAGGCGAGCGACGCCGTCCTGGCGCTCTTCCGCTCGCGGGCCTTCGAACTGGCGCGCGACTCCGTCACCGATCCCCGGGCTCGCGAGGTCATCACCTGGCTGGAGGACACGGTGAAGACCCTGCTGCCCGCGCGCGAGTCGAGCCAGGTGGAAGTCCAGTTCAGTCCGGGCGAGGGTCCCCTGCGCACCATCATCCGGCTCATCGAGGAGGCTCGGGGTAGCGCGGACGTGTGTGTCTTCACCCTCACGGACGACCGAATCACCCGGGTGCTGTTGGCGGCCCATGCCCGGGGATTGCGGCTTCGCGTGGTGTCGGATGATGACAAGTCCTTTGATCCGGGCTCGGACGTCCATCGGCTGCGCGAGGCGGGGATTCCCATCCGGCTGGATCGCACCGAGGCGCACATGCACCACAAGTTCGCCGTGTTCGACCGGCGTCGCCTGCTCACCGGTAGTTACAACTGGACCCGCTCGGCCGCGGACGTGAACCACGAGAACGTGCTCGTGTCGGACGACCCCCGGCTCGTGCAGCCCTTCTGCCGCGCCTTCGATGATTTGTGGGCGGAGCTGGAGTAG
- a CDS encoding putative metal-binding motif-containing protein yields the protein MHRAALLLLLVLAGCNRDQGALQAVIQFDPEVRASCISLDLLKTDGTVLQSQQLMRPSDRTELRVAVFRGTLPQDIQLQARALWGSGCEGALLFNGQSAPVSSRFEPGEVRQVSLDLQRPPASMDMDRDGFIAQRWGGPDCDDDREERRPGADVQEMCDGSDDLNCDGKRGCDDATCSARSCERMPASLSFISVAQEPIAGQCSRPVILERVDAVGIATKPGFATPLRLGTTLPQGVTFHSDAACTSTPFTPAIAAGSSQVTFYVRGTTSGGGQLTAASTGLNPAALSHGILAGPGTRPVFTTPSRTSRAGECTPAISFEWRDAFGNLALGKPKSLSLSTTTNAVLYQDAACQMALPLPANTAEASSFSVYLRGTVPGTAEVVAVGGTDITERQVQTVNPGEAKKLEFFNPSVQTLLAGECSSPVTVRVLDEFGNQTALSTDSSIALSSNLGGFGFYPESGCTGADSSTLSLPAGAKEARFRFKGKTGGNVTITAALSTLTPATQAHEIIPAVRRGSCTLAKNQKTKTCPITPQLRDLTKSFLVFQATTTTDNPNDSFVHCKLERTQVSCGRVGTQEDANIQWQVVELASGLRVQHLVSGCTGLTTSVKFNAVDMNKSFVLYSSSQIGTKTGSNDFAGVQLVSPTQVDIVLNYDCNEHTYVVQVVEFEGATVSRDNKGPMTTSEMSATGLEPEQETARTVLLSTLQTTVETDADICNRMVRAEISTVNSVAFTRGADATNCANADVARIHWERISFPAGTRVQSKVLTVGDKNKIATATLDTPVDATRTLLLSSSQINGGQANGETSYRAKDIPGVAAGRLTLTPSGQLQVERDADLAQARWTSYAIQLEP from the coding sequence ATGCACCGCGCCGCATTGCTCCTTCTCCTCGTCCTCGCCGGGTGCAACCGGGATCAGGGGGCGCTTCAGGCCGTCATCCAGTTCGATCCCGAGGTGCGCGCGAGCTGCATCTCCCTGGATCTGCTCAAGACCGACGGGACGGTCCTCCAGAGCCAACAGTTGATGCGTCCGTCAGACCGGACCGAGCTGCGGGTCGCCGTCTTCCGGGGAACGCTCCCCCAGGACATCCAGCTCCAGGCCCGGGCCCTGTGGGGCAGCGGTTGCGAGGGGGCGTTGCTCTTCAACGGCCAGAGCGCGCCCGTGAGCAGCCGCTTCGAGCCGGGCGAGGTCCGCCAGGTCTCGCTCGACCTGCAACGGCCTCCCGCCTCCATGGACATGGATCGCGACGGCTTCATCGCCCAGCGCTGGGGCGGCCCGGACTGCGATGACGATCGGGAGGAACGCCGGCCTGGCGCCGACGTCCAGGAGATGTGCGACGGCTCCGACGACTTGAACTGCGACGGCAAGCGCGGCTGCGACGACGCGACGTGCTCGGCCCGGTCCTGCGAGCGGATGCCCGCTTCCCTCTCCTTCATCAGCGTCGCGCAGGAGCCGATCGCGGGTCAGTGCTCACGGCCCGTGATCCTGGAGCGGGTCGACGCCGTGGGGATCGCGACGAAGCCCGGCTTCGCCACGCCCCTGCGCCTGGGAACCACGCTTCCCCAAGGCGTGACCTTCCACTCGGACGCGGCCTGCACCTCCACGCCCTTCACTCCGGCCATCGCCGCGGGCAGCAGCCAGGTCACCTTCTACGTGCGAGGCACGACCTCCGGTGGCGGGCAACTGACCGCCGCGTCCACGGGGCTGAACCCGGCGGCGTTGTCCCACGGCATCCTCGCGGGGCCCGGGACGAGACCCGTGTTCACAACGCCCTCGCGCACGTCCCGGGCGGGAGAGTGCACGCCCGCCATCTCCTTCGAATGGCGTGACGCGTTCGGCAACCTGGCCCTTGGCAAGCCCAAGTCGCTCTCGCTCTCCACCACGACGAACGCCGTGCTCTACCAGGACGCGGCCTGTCAAATGGCCCTTCCGCTGCCGGCCAACACGGCGGAGGCCTCGTCCTTCTCGGTCTATCTGCGTGGCACCGTGCCGGGCACCGCCGAGGTCGTCGCCGTGGGCGGCACCGACATCACGGAGCGGCAGGTGCAGACCGTGAATCCCGGCGAGGCCAAGAAGCTGGAGTTTTTCAACCCCTCCGTCCAGACCCTGCTGGCGGGAGAGTGTTCAAGCCCCGTGACCGTGCGCGTCCTGGACGAGTTCGGCAATCAGACCGCGCTCTCCACGGACTCGTCCATCGCCCTGTCGTCCAATCTGGGCGGCTTCGGCTTCTATCCGGAGTCTGGCTGCACGGGTGCCGACTCCTCCACCCTCTCGCTTCCCGCGGGAGCCAAGGAGGCGCGCTTCCGCTTCAAGGGAAAGACGGGCGGCAACGTGACCATCACCGCCGCCCTGTCGACGCTCACTCCGGCGACCCAAGCGCACGAGATCATTCCCGCCGTGCGCCGTGGCTCGTGCACCCTCGCCAAGAACCAGAAGACCAAGACCTGCCCCATCACCCCCCAGTTGCGCGACCTCACCAAGAGCTTCCTCGTCTTCCAGGCCACCACCACCACCGACAATCCCAATGACTCGTTCGTCCATTGCAAGTTGGAACGCACGCAGGTGTCCTGCGGCCGGGTCGGCACGCAAGAAGATGCCAACATCCAGTGGCAGGTGGTGGAGCTCGCGAGCGGATTGAGGGTCCAGCATCTCGTTTCGGGCTGCACCGGCCTGACCACCTCCGTGAAATTCAACGCGGTGGACATGAACAAGAGCTTCGTCCTCTACAGCTCCTCACAGATCGGGACGAAGACCGGCAGCAACGACTTCGCGGGGGTCCAGCTCGTCAGTCCCACCCAGGTCGACATCGTCCTGAACTACGACTGTAACGAGCACACCTATGTCGTGCAGGTCGTGGAGTTCGAGGGCGCCACGGTGTCCCGAGACAACAAGGGCCCGATGACCACCAGCGAGATGTCCGCGACGGGATTGGAGCCAGAACAAGAAACCGCGCGTACCGTGCTCCTGAGCACCTTGCAAACCACGGTCGAGACCGACGCCGACATCTGCAACCGCATGGTCCGCGCGGAGATCTCCACCGTCAACTCAGTGGCCTTCACCCGGGGAGCGGACGCCACCAACTGCGCCAACGCCGACGTCGCCAGAATCCACTGGGAGCGCATCTCGTTCCCCGCCGGCACACGCGTACAATCCAAGGTGCTGACGGTAGGCGACAAGAACAAGATCGCCACCGCGACCCTCGACACGCCCGTGGATGCGACTCGAACGCTGTTGCTGTCCAGCAGTCAGATCAACGGGGGACAGGCCAATGGCGAGACCAGCTACCGGGCCAAGGACATCCCGGGCGTGGCCGCGGGACGGTTGACGCTCACCCCTTCGGGCCAGTTGCAGGTGGAACGCGACGCGGACCTGGCTCAGGCCCGCTGGACGTCCTACGCCATCCAACTCGAGCCCTGA
- the htpG gene encoding molecular chaperone HtpG encodes MSVESSQRETHNFQAEINQLLNLVINSLYSHKEIFLRELVSNASDALDKLRFRSITEPELLEGAPELAIRIIPDEAAGTLTIEDTGIGMTHDELVKNLGTIAHSGSREFLDLASKRGQKDVNLIGQFGVGFYSAYLVADQVSVVSRAAGKDSQAWRWSSDAKGSFTVETAEHATRGTAITLHLKQDQKEFLSEWRLRELITQYSDYVSHPIHLQVKKTTGEGAEEKTETKLEVVNKASALWQRSKSEITDEQYQEFYKHLSHDWEPALTWTHFRTEGNQVFTSLIFVPKHPPFDLDSQKPRGVRLFVKRVLIMDNCEEMLPQWLRFVRGVVDSDDLPLNVSRELLQDSAVVQGIRKHVTKKTLDMLEKLAKDKPDDYRTFWQAFGPILKEGLAMDVEYREKIGGLLRYESSREEGLTSLADYVSRMKEGQEAIYYVFGETRKAVVDSPHLEALKKRGYEVLYMTDPVDEWAIQGLKDFQGKPIVSAMHADLKLKETDEEKREKEERAKGLGPLAEKMKEVLKEQVREVRASDRLTDSPCCLVVPEGGSHAFVERLLRERGRSVPRAKRILEVNPQHPIIQHLRGLQETDPGSAQMKEWVEMLYDQALLTEGSSVEDPNRFARRMTALMTQVAAQTPPVAAPAGT; translated from the coding sequence ATGTCCGTCGAATCCTCCCAGCGGGAGACCCACAACTTCCAGGCGGAGATCAACCAGCTCCTCAACCTGGTCATCAACTCGCTCTATAGCCACAAGGAGATCTTCCTGCGCGAGCTGGTGTCCAATGCATCGGACGCGCTCGACAAGCTGCGCTTCCGCTCCATCACCGAGCCCGAGCTGCTCGAAGGCGCCCCCGAGCTCGCCATCCGCATCATCCCGGACGAGGCGGCGGGCACGCTGACCATCGAGGACACCGGCATCGGCATGACGCACGACGAGCTGGTGAAGAACCTGGGCACCATCGCCCACTCCGGCTCGCGCGAGTTCCTGGACCTGGCCTCCAAGCGCGGCCAGAAGGACGTGAACCTGATTGGCCAGTTCGGCGTGGGCTTCTACAGCGCCTACCTCGTGGCCGACCAGGTGTCCGTCGTCAGCCGCGCGGCGGGCAAGGACAGCCAGGCGTGGCGCTGGTCATCCGATGCCAAGGGCTCCTTCACCGTGGAGACCGCCGAGCACGCCACCCGCGGCACCGCCATCACCCTGCACCTCAAGCAGGACCAGAAGGAATTCCTGAGCGAGTGGCGCCTGCGCGAGCTCATCACCCAGTACTCGGACTATGTGAGCCACCCCATCCACCTCCAGGTCAAGAAGACCACGGGCGAGGGCGCGGAGGAGAAGACCGAGACGAAGCTCGAGGTGGTGAACAAGGCGAGCGCGCTGTGGCAGCGCTCCAAGAGCGAGATCACCGACGAGCAGTACCAGGAGTTCTACAAGCACCTGTCCCACGACTGGGAGCCGGCGCTCACCTGGACGCACTTCCGCACCGAGGGCAACCAGGTCTTCACCAGCCTCATCTTCGTGCCCAAGCACCCGCCGTTCGACCTGGACAGCCAGAAGCCGCGCGGCGTGCGGCTGTTCGTCAAGCGCGTGCTCATCATGGACAACTGCGAGGAGATGCTGCCGCAATGGCTGCGCTTCGTGCGCGGCGTGGTGGACTCGGATGACCTGCCGCTCAACGTGTCGCGCGAGCTCCTGCAGGACTCGGCCGTGGTGCAGGGCATCCGCAAGCACGTGACGAAGAAGACGCTGGACATGCTGGAGAAGCTGGCCAAGGACAAGCCAGACGACTACCGCACCTTCTGGCAGGCCTTCGGTCCCATCCTCAAGGAGGGGCTGGCCATGGACGTGGAGTACCGCGAGAAGATTGGCGGGCTGCTGCGCTACGAGAGCTCGCGCGAGGAGGGTCTCACCTCGCTCGCCGACTACGTGTCCCGGATGAAGGAGGGCCAGGAGGCCATCTATTACGTCTTCGGCGAGACGCGGAAGGCCGTGGTGGACTCGCCGCACCTCGAGGCGCTCAAGAAGCGCGGCTACGAGGTGCTGTACATGACGGACCCCGTGGACGAGTGGGCCATCCAGGGGCTCAAGGACTTCCAGGGCAAGCCCATCGTCTCGGCGATGCACGCGGACTTGAAGCTCAAGGAGACGGACGAGGAGAAGCGCGAGAAGGAAGAGCGCGCCAAGGGCCTGGGGCCGCTCGCGGAGAAGATGAAGGAAGTGCTCAAGGAGCAGGTGCGCGAGGTGCGCGCGTCGGACCGGCTCACGGACTCGCCCTGCTGCCTGGTGGTCCCCGAGGGCGGCTCGCACGCGTTCGTGGAGCGGCTGCTGCGCGAGCGCGGCCGGAGCGTGCCGCGCGCCAAGCGGATCCTCGAGGTCAACCCCCAGCACCCCATCATCCAGCACCTGCGCGGCCTCCAGGAGACGGATCCCGGCTCCGCGCAGATGAAGGAGTGGGTGGAGATGCTCTACGATCAGGCGCTGCTCACCGAGGGCAGCAGCGTGGAGGATCCGAACCGCTTCGCCCGGCGGATGACGGCGCTGATGACGCAGGTGGCGGCGCAGACGCCTCCGGTGGCCGCCCCGGCGGGCACGTAA
- a CDS encoding protocatechuate 3,4-dioxygenase: protein MGSDAKIPPVTPAMTRRKLLYSMGLAAAAIPLGQFLVACGADGTGGTDNTGGTDDKTGADADVPWATGGTAAMTALATYPDPFAAGLGTTCSLLCEATLGPCYATTVEREDISEGEPGLPVRIAFLVVDETCKPIQGASVDIWHCGPDGLYSGEDASDFCTTGDERARSARWYRGVQTSDANGRVFFNTCFPGWYSSRTIHIHFTVRVNNQEYVTSQLVFDDALNDEIVGTQPLYNTRGPRDTTNATDNVVSAESAPDYSFQTQRMTDGAMLAWKTLVIRSSLSNASCQLSGNGGGGPGGPGGPPPGDGGMGPPRGDGGMGPPRGDAGTP from the coding sequence ATGGGCAGCGACGCCAAGATCCCCCCAGTCACTCCCGCCATGACTCGCCGCAAGCTGCTCTACAGCATGGGGCTCGCCGCGGCCGCGATTCCCCTGGGCCAGTTCCTGGTGGCGTGCGGCGCGGACGGCACCGGCGGTACGGACAACACCGGCGGCACGGACGACAAGACGGGAGCCGACGCCGACGTGCCCTGGGCCACGGGCGGCACGGCGGCGATGACCGCCCTGGCCACCTACCCGGATCCCTTCGCCGCGGGACTCGGCACGACGTGCTCGCTGCTGTGTGAGGCGACGCTCGGGCCCTGCTACGCGACCACCGTGGAGCGCGAGGACATCAGCGAGGGCGAGCCCGGACTGCCCGTGCGCATCGCGTTCCTCGTGGTGGACGAGACGTGCAAGCCCATCCAGGGCGCCAGCGTCGACATCTGGCACTGCGGACCCGATGGCCTCTACTCGGGCGAGGACGCCAGCGACTTCTGCACCACGGGTGACGAGCGGGCACGCTCCGCCCGGTGGTACCGCGGCGTGCAGACGTCGGACGCGAACGGCCGGGTCTTCTTCAACACCTGCTTCCCCGGTTGGTACAGCAGCCGCACCATCCACATCCACTTCACCGTGCGCGTCAACAACCAGGAGTACGTGACGTCGCAGCTCGTCTTCGACGACGCGCTGAACGACGAGATCGTCGGCACCCAGCCGCTCTACAACACCCGCGGCCCGCGCGACACGACCAACGCGACCGACAACGTCGTCTCCGCGGAGAGCGCGCCCGACTACTCGTTCCAGACCCAGCGCATGACGGACGGAGCGATGCTCGCCTGGAAGACGCTCGTCATCCGCTCGTCGCTCTCCAACGCCTCGTGCCAGTTGTCGGGCAACGGCGGCGGAGGCCCCGGCGGCCCCGGCGGCCCGCCTCCGGGTGACGGCGGCATGGGCCCTCCGCGCGGTGACGGCGGCATGGGCCCTCCGCGCGGTGACGCCGGAACGCCCTGA
- a CDS encoding N-6 DNA methylase, with translation MPRVPPEPPVLDEEALVHQFPGLDRRALGAFYTPAPLVERTLALALAHAGDGPLAVVDPACGAGAFLAAAAQARPGAHLAGLELSPDVAQACQARVPHADIRVGDALREGLEPLLARLPPVHQEVWVGNPPYNGTSALLKDRQAYARLRALLPLTLLPGTSLRDDFAFFLLLAAHRLSRRPGVLAFITPTSLLDAFLYAPLRATLLRTLTLREVVDLGPGAFVGTQVRTCITVWTSPPASDVRPVYTRLSPDAGASREPFTPTAPEWRLVPTPTAASELDARWRTTGEPLTTLVPVSLPGVKTRFDELLVDEEPGRLLARLEDFARTPMEAMETFAEAQGMPASLVPKLRALKEGPPFHVAPTFVRPFFRYAGARHRGRLPESARAFCYLDRRLIPRGDHRLRGPWDPHRCAVKLLFNVRELPLSAALLEEEGCVHDHRHARFAPLWVPQRVRDEGLGITRMARGEEELGPLVPNLSPRGLAWAETLGGPLTAFRWLVDFLNGPDVQRCWAPVYGASRVVPVPLSQGFGNTP, from the coding sequence ATGCCGCGTGTCCCTCCCGAGCCGCCCGTCCTCGACGAGGAGGCCCTTGTCCACCAGTTCCCCGGACTCGACCGGCGCGCGCTGGGCGCTTTCTACACCCCGGCGCCGCTCGTCGAGCGCACCCTGGCCCTCGCCCTGGCGCACGCGGGGGACGGGCCCCTGGCGGTGGTGGATCCCGCCTGTGGCGCCGGTGCCTTCCTCGCCGCCGCGGCCCAGGCCCGGCCCGGCGCGCACCTGGCGGGATTGGAGCTCTCCCCCGACGTGGCCCAGGCCTGTCAGGCCCGCGTCCCCCACGCCGACATCCGCGTGGGCGATGCCCTGCGGGAAGGACTGGAGCCGCTGCTGGCGCGCCTCCCACCGGTGCACCAGGAAGTGTGGGTGGGCAACCCGCCCTATAACGGCACCTCGGCGCTCCTCAAGGATCGGCAGGCCTACGCCCGCCTGCGCGCGCTGCTGCCCCTGACGCTGTTGCCGGGCACCAGCCTGCGCGACGACTTCGCCTTCTTCCTGCTGCTCGCGGCGCACCGGCTCTCGCGCCGGCCCGGGGTGCTCGCCTTCATCACCCCCACGAGCCTCCTGGATGCCTTCCTCTACGCACCGCTGCGCGCCACGCTGCTGCGCACGCTCACCCTGCGCGAGGTGGTGGACCTGGGCCCGGGCGCCTTCGTGGGCACGCAGGTGCGCACCTGCATCACCGTGTGGACCTCGCCTCCCGCCTCCGATGTCCGCCCCGTGTACACCCGGCTGTCGCCGGACGCCGGAGCCTCGCGGGAGCCCTTCACCCCCACCGCGCCCGAGTGGCGCCTCGTGCCGACGCCCACCGCGGCCTCCGAGCTGGATGCCCGCTGGCGCACCACCGGAGAACCCCTCACCACGCTCGTGCCGGTGAGCCTGCCGGGAGTGAAGACCCGGTTCGACGAGCTGCTGGTGGATGAAGAACCCGGGCGGCTGCTCGCGCGGCTGGAGGACTTCGCGCGCACGCCGATGGAGGCGATGGAGACGTTCGCCGAGGCCCAGGGCATGCCCGCCTCGCTCGTGCCCAAGCTGCGAGCCCTCAAGGAGGGGCCGCCCTTCCACGTGGCGCCCACGTTCGTGCGGCCCTTCTTCCGTTACGCCGGAGCCCGGCACCGGGGGCGCCTGCCCGAGAGCGCACGCGCCTTCTGCTACCTGGATCGCCGGCTCATCCCCCGAGGAGACCATCGCCTGCGAGGCCCGTGGGATCCGCATCGCTGCGCGGTGAAGCTGCTGTTCAACGTGCGCGAGCTGCCCTTGTCCGCCGCGCTCCTGGAAGAAGAAGGCTGTGTGCACGACCACCGCCACGCCCGCTTCGCGCCACTGTGGGTGCCCCAGCGGGTGCGCGACGAGGGCCTGGGCATCACCCGCATGGCGCGTGGCGAGGAGGAACTGGGCCCGCTCGTCCCCAACCTCTCCCCGCGAGGATTGGCCTGGGCGGAGACGCTGGGCGGACCGCTCACGGCCTTCCGCTGGCTCGTGGACTTCCTCAACGGCCCCGACGTCCAGCGGTGCTGGGCCCCCGTGTATGGCGCTTCGCGCGTGGTACCCGTGCCCCTGTCCCAGGGTTTCGGTAACACACCGTAA